The Desulfurobacteriaceae bacterium genome contains the following window.
TTTTTGAAACGTTCACTGAGGCAAGAGAAGTATTTGAGGAAGCATCTGAAGGAGCAAAAGTAGACCTAGCTAAGCTTTGTTTTGAAAGTAGCGAAGAAGAGTTAACACTAACTTTTAATGCTCAACCTGCAATATTCACCGTGAGTATGGCTGTTCTAAAGGTCTTGGAAAAAAATGGTTTTAAGGAAAATCCTGTTGTCGTTGCTGGTCATTCTTTAGGAGAATTTTCCGCCGCTTGCGCAGCCAAGGTGTTTTCTGTTCACGATGGAGCATTCCTAGTAAGGAAAAGAGGTAAATTTATGCAAGAAGCTGTTCCTGCTGGTGTTGGAGGAATGACCGCTGTAATAGGTCTTCCTGCAGAAAAAGTGGAAGAAGTTTTAAAAAATGTAAAAAGCGGTTTTGTTCAGGTAGCGAACCTTAACAGTCCTGAACAAGTAGTAATTTCTGGGGAAATAAAAGGACTTGCTGAAGCTGAAGAAAAGTTAAAAGAAGCAGGTGCTAAAAGAATTGTTAGGCTTGCAGTGTCTGCACCTTTCCATTCAGAACTTATGAAACCTGCTGCTGAGAAACTAAAAGAACTTATGGAAGAGATATCCTTTTCTGACGCGGCTATTCCTATAGTAAACAATGTAGATGTCAAATGTTTAAAAGAAATTAATGAGATAAAGGACTCTTTCTATAGACAGATGTATTCCTCTGTTAGATGGGTTGAGGACGTTTTAAAGATGAAAGAACTTGGAGTTGATACTTTCTACGAAATAGGTCCTAAAAATGTTCTTAAAGGACTAATAAGAAAGATTGATAAAAGCTTAAAAGTCATTAATGTTGAGAAAGTAAAAGATATAGAAAAGGTTTTAAACGAGGTTTAAAGCAAAACGACAAGAAGCTGAATGCTTCCAATAAGGAAACCTAAAACGCCCCCTAAGAGGGTAATGTATTTAAGTTCATCCTTTATTAGCTTTAGGATAATTGACTCTATTTCTTCGATGGGGAGGGAGTTCACTTTTTCTTCGACCAATCTTTCTATGTCTATTGCTTCCATTATTACTGGAAGTTCCTTTTCTATTACTTCCAATATCTTTTCTGTTGAAACCTTTAAGAGCTTTTCTTTCTTAGCGTTAACAATCTTTCTTACAACTTCAAGTATGCTGTAAGAAACCTTTTCTTTCTTAATAGACCGAGCAGCTTCAAGAACTATTTTCTTTGTTAGGTTAACAAACTTCTTGCCACTATTTGTTGAAAGGTTTATTTCCTTGTTTAAAAGTCCTTCTATTTTCTCCCAAACAACCTTTGAAACTTTTAGTTTAAACTGGGGATCCTGAGACAGGTCATCTACGAATTTTGAAATGGCATCAGTCAAGAAATTGGAAATGGAGTCTGCAAAAATCTCAGGGATAATAGGAATTAAGGACAAGTTTTTCTTTATCGAGTAGTAAACCATATCCTTAAAGTCAGGCTTCTTTACAAAGTGTAGAAAACTTTCAGAAAGTTTTTCTACTTTTTCATCTATAAACCTTGTTAAATCACTTTTTAAGTTTTTCGGTAAGAGATCGTTTAAACTCTTTCCTTCAATGGACATAAAAAACTTATCAAGGTGGTCTTCTGT
Protein-coding sequences here:
- the fabD gene encoding ACP S-malonyltransferase translates to FETFTEAREVFEEASEGAKVDLAKLCFESSEEELTLTFNAQPAIFTVSMAVLKVLEKNGFKENPVVVAGHSLGEFSAACAAKVFSVHDGAFLVRKRGKFMQEAVPAGVGGMTAVIGLPAEKVEEVLKNVKSGFVQVANLNSPEQVVISGEIKGLAEAEEKLKEAGAKRIVRLAVSAPFHSELMKPAAEKLKELMEEISFSDAAIPIVNNVDVKCLKEINEIKDSFYRQMYSSVRWVEDVLKMKELGVDTFYEIGPKNVLKGLIRKIDKSLKVINVEKVKDIEKVLNEV
- a CDS encoding DUF445 family protein gives rise to the protein MIKELTFPVVGALIGYFTNLIAIKMLFSPKKPYYIFGRKIPFTPGLIPSKRDKLAKALAKVVKENLLTEELIRKRLNEEKIKESLEKLIEKLIDDTLSNEKFLSEFLKNFSDEEIKNLTEDHLDKFFMSIEGKSLNDLLPKNLKSDLTRFIDEKVEKLSESFLHFVKKPDFKDMVYYSIKKNLSLIPIIPEIFADSISNFLTDAISKFVDDLSQDPQFKLKVSKVVWEKIEGLLNKEINLSTNSGKKFVNLTKKIVLEAARSIKKEKVSYSILEVVRKIVNAKKEKLLKVSTEKILEVIEKELPVIMEAIDIERLVEEKVNSLPIEEIESIILKLIKDELKYITLLGGVLGFLIGSIQLLVVLL